The genomic DNA AGAAGATTTACTGTATTTTATTATAGGTTGTAATTAACAGTAGTTACGTTTATTCAATACTCCTTTCGTTTTTTAATAGTTGAATTATTAGAAGAATTTTTATTCTAAATTATACAGTATgatgttttaagttttcaatgtaaaattaattggGTTTTAATTGTTTTGGGCTCTTTATATTTTGTACATTATTTTATCACTGGTTgaattttctttacaaaattaatagttaattaatgttttagttTAGAGGTATTAGTTAATTCAGTTCTATGATTTTGAGCTTGCAAAACATATGCTCAAAATTTGCTTCAAATTTGCTTCAAAATTTGCTACAAAATAttcagtaaacagctttgttagtttTTTATGGTACACTTTATGttggttatttgatttttaagttCACAACTTGATATagtaaagaaatttcaaaaactacTACAGAGATTCTAACATATACCCTATATCTTGTTACTATATAAAGCTTAATTATAAGTTCAAAGTTGTTCTTGAGTCGTTTATTTCAACGGGAATATGCTATTTGCAATTGCACTTCACCAATCCGAACGAGAAAGGAATTGTGCGGTTTGACTTATACTTATGTTACTGTAATGAATTTCGCAAAAAATAGCAAATTACAACACTGTCTTTTATGCTCGTAAGTCGTATCGAATGTTGGAACTTCATTCATAATCATAGGGTTGAATTAATTCGTATGTTGGAAATTAGCATTCACGTTTTGAAATTAGCATTCCAAAATTATTAATAACGctggtcaaaaaaaaagaaggtttaaAACTCTCtcaagatgtatatatatggcAGATGAATGAGAACGTGAATGCAtgttgaaagaaaataaaatactcaCAAAGTTCGAAGAGCCAAattaacaaagagaaaaaactcTTTGATCCATGCATTCAtatcattttataattaaactatataatgCATGGTGAAAGCAGCATATGCATGAAGACGAGATGGAGGTTTCACAAACTTTATACTGTAGTCATTACaataataaacaacaaataCTTCTGGTCGGAGAAGGAgacttttccttttctctatgCCTTGCCAGAGCCTTTGGTACGGCTACTAACATGACTGCAACTTCTCTAGATACTCGAGGTAGCTacatatatcattcatttgCAGCGTATCGACATAATCTGATCTCTATAAAATCATTTCATAGTATTGAGATCATCattctttgtttgtgtttgtagtttctcttatatatatgacGAATACAATATTATTGACACGTAAATTTGCGGTTAATTCAATCTTACTTTTGTTGTAGTGGAGTTAGAGCTGAAGTACAAGGATGCGAAAAATAATGTAGAAGAGTTGGAGAGACTTGGATGCACTGTCGTCCACGGTGTTAATGTGCACTCCATGAACACAGATTATCGTGTCGTCAGATGGATTCTATATGATAGAATCATCTTTAATTTTCCTCATGCAGGGTTTCATTTTGGTCGCGAACATGAGATCCACACCATCatgtacataatttttttttttgtatggtaaTGGTACATTTATGTAGTTTTGCAGTTTTTTTGGTGTAGTAAACAAATGTTTGTGTATACTTGTGAGTGGGGACACAGGAATCACCAAGAAGTGGTGAGAGAATTTTTGAGGAGTGCTAAAGAGATGGTTAAATACTACGGCGGAGAGATTCATGTGACTCATAAGACGGCATATCCATTTGCCAGTTGGAATATAAAAGATTTGGGTTCAGAaatgggtttgttgttttccaGAGAAGTGGTGTTTGGCACATGGCAATATCCAGGTTACTCCAACAAGAGAGGAAGTGGAATTCACTGTGACTCAAGCTTCCCTATTGGACAATCTTCTACTTTCATGTTTAGGAAACGGTTGTTCTCTTAGTGAATCGAATAAATATGTTAAGCAGAACTAATCCTAAGATTTTGTTTATCCACGGGAACAAGCTAAGCTCAAGAGTTTCCTAGACTCCTAATCAGTAGATGTTTGATACTTCtgaatatttgaaataaacaaATCGTGAGATCTTATTTCCTAATGTATTAATTAGCTTTagaaattacataaaattatctatcaatTTATATCTCTCAAATTCTGACAGAGATGTCAATTTTGGCTAATACTTAAcattaatgttttatatttgCAATAATTTAAGTTAAACATTATTGAGATTTTTGTGGTTATAACTGAAACaccacattatatatataaaagttgaaTTCAAACAATAATGGATTAACATGGATATCAACTGAAATTACTATTGTAAAAATTCGATTGGTTAAAGAAGGATTTAAAATAGTTAGTTAACTCAGAAAAGTCACAAAAGTAGGTAAGAACAAATCAGCACAACCTTTATTATAATTGCTCTTTGGCACAGTAGGGGCAACTAAAGGTCTACAATAGGTACCGAACTTAAAGAAAGGTCTAATTCTTGTCGTCAAAATGGTGGATGAATACAAATGCAATATTGCTCTTAGAAATACATAAATCATACGTTGTATGTTACATAGTCAAATTTGACATAAATGGTGTCACATTGACGTTGGTTATGAAAACTAATACTAGTTTTAAATTTCATTggtttaaaatatgattttgacactagatttaattaaataaatatgtaaaatttgttaattaacTCAGACGGGTAAATGAATCGGTAAGAACAAATCAATGCATCTTTTCTGTTAATAAACTTGCTAATTGGCGTGGTATATGGTACccaattgaaaacaaaagagggTTTGATTCTTGTCGCCAAAATGGTGCATGGATAGAATATTGAATGCACTTCGAATTACATAAATAATCACACAGTCCGAAGAGACtgatttcaaaaccaaacatttaATACTACTATTTTAGTTTGCATATTTGATACTATATCTATCTtcatgtgtgtgtatataacAACATTGTGAGAAAAGGGAAAGACATTGagataaaatgaaaactaaaaagTTAAGAGAATACAGCAATAAGCAAAAGATACTTCTGGTTGGAGAAGGAGACTTCTCCTTTTCTCTATCTTTAGCTAGAGCCTTTGGTTCCGCAACAAATCTCACTGCAACCTCTCTCGACACTTTTGGTAAATCAATTCTTTAATCGTCTATCTTCTTAGaaattttttggtatatattgtcattgtaaagatttttatttttgttttgatctaGTGTTCTTGGATGTTATTGAACAATCATATAATCCGGGTCACAAGTATGGGTTTTGTCTGTTAATGCGATTATGAAAccatatataatatgattttggTCATTTGGTGATTAATAATTGAAATACGAATAATGCAGAGGAGGTACAGCTTAAGTATAAGAATGGAAAAGCTAACATACAAGAGTTGAAGACACAAGGTTGCACTGTGGTCCACGGGGTTAATGTGCATTCCATGACCAAAGATCTTAAACATGGTCAACGATCGGAACTTTATGATAGAATCATCTTTAATTTTCCTCATTCAGGGTTTGGTTTTGGCTGTGAGCACCAGAGCTACTACATCATGTAATTAATCTATAAGACTTGTCTTTTGGCTCCATTTTTGTGGTTATCTTTGGTGTATTGAATGTAGAATATGAGAACTGATGATTCTATTCATTGAGAAatcacatatttatataataaggttGTTGTGTTGATCAGATCGTAATCCAAGGAGACTTGGAGATTACGATAACTATACAAGATAAACATAAGTTATAGATAAGCCTTATCTATACTAATATGCCCCTCAAGACGGACGCCGGCGACAGAGTCCGATCTTGGCAGAGAGATCAAGAAAGCGAGCACGAGGAAGCGGCTTGGTTAGCGCATCCGCAAGCTGATCAGCAGAGGAGATGTGAGCAACGCGAAGTGTCTTGCCTTGAACCTGTTCCCGAACGAAATGATAGTCGAGGGCAAGATGCTTCATGCGAAATGTGTGTATGTGTATCACAGCTTACACCAAGCAGTGGTGAGAGGTTTTATGAAGAGTGCGAAGAAAATGGTAAAAGACATCGGTGGTGAGATTCATGTTACTCATAAGACGGCTCATCCATTTGACAAGTGGGAGATCGAGACTCTGGCTGAAGAAAAGGGTTTGTGTTTGGTCCGGGAGATGGAATGTAACAAATTATGTTTTCCTGGTTACTCAAATAAGAGAGGAAGTGGACGTCACTGTGACGGTAGCTTCCCTGTCGGGAAATCTTCTACCTTCATGTTCCGGAAACGGATTCTCTGAAAAAACTCTTCCGATACATATACTTAAGTGGGTTTGGATTTTGGAtcggatgtatatatatatattttttttgtgtgacgAAGATCATGAAGCTTACTAGTTTGTATCCAGGTTGTTCGTGGATAAATTTTATGTGACGAAGATTACATATTTATCTTTCGCACTATTCCTAACAAATTTCAAAGCTCTTTTTGTCGTTACTTGACtgtttgaaactttgaataaTAATCACTGCTATAATTTTCGAAGTATTACATGTGATTTGTAATGGTAATACCAATGATTATGTTCATCGAatggtaaaaataaataattaaattccgCCTCATTCTAATTGGCATATGCTGGAAGCTAGAATTTTGTCATTCTTCTCATTGAAATGATCCAACTAATTAAGGAAttggttttaataaaaaaaactaattaaaggaaattgaatataaaaaatctGGTATAGAATGAGGCTTCAGTTCTTGTCCTCTTAAGAGTGTATGAACATAaaattgaatgttttttttttttgtgcaaaaaaattgaatgttCTTAGGAGTACATAAACAATCATGTACAATCTCTGAATAGCCAGATTACAAAACCAGAGTTTAATATTAGTAGCCTCTATATTTGTCAAATTCATCCATATATCAAATTGATGAAACTATGTCacgatatatatgtttatatgtgtgtgtaatATATATGGACTATTAATCGACATGGTGTGAGAAGTAATAACATGGATGAAATGGAGCGTTAGGAAACCAAACggttaaaaaaatacatatattattgcactatatcaaagtatataaaatacCACACGGGTTGTTTTTTCATTACCGAAATATTTGgttaattaggatttttttttttcttttttcaaccATCTCTTTTATTACACacgcaaaaagagaaaaatgtatCAATTGATGCATTATAAATTTATGTACTCTCGGcaagaaaaaaggtttttgCATGGATATGAACAGAACATTGAATGCTTTCCGAATTACATAAATACCCACAAAATTCGAAGAGCCAGTTGGATATATAGGCATATAGCctagtaaacaaacaaaataaaacatttaagtCCTCTTTGACCCATGCATCCATAAAGAAATATGTACGTATACATACATTATAATCCTGGTGTGAGAGGCAAACTCATGCAGAGACGAAATGGAGGTTCAAGGAACTAAAAGGTTAAAACATTAcagtaacaaacaaaaaatactttTGGTCGGAGAAGGAGACTTCTCCTTTTCTCTGTCTCTAGCAAGGGCTTTTGGTTCCGCATCTAATCTCACTGCAACCTCTCTTGATACTCAAGGTAcgtaaatcaaaatttaatattaaatttctttacaTTAGTTATGTGAATTAACTCTGGGATGACGAACGTTGTATAGGGGAGCTAGAGCGTAAGTTCAAGAATGGGAAGGCGAACGTAGAAGAGTTGGAGAAACTCGGGTGCAGCGTGGTCTATGGAGTTAACGTCCACTCAATGGCCACAAAGCCTACCCTTGGTGGTTCCGCTATATATGATAGAGTCATCTTCAATTATCCACATGCAGGGTTCGACTATGGCCGTGAGCACGAAATTAAAATCATCATGTGTGTTTATATATACCCCTTGTATCGAcccatagatatatatatctgttgtcttttttattttttaaaagatattacgtaggaaaaaacatatttgaaccGATTTTATTTCTTGGTAATATATAGTCAAAcctatttctttaaaaaatgttattattattttactgtGTGATTTAGGAGGCATCAAGAGCTTGTAAGAGGGTTTATGAAGAATGCAAGAGTGTTGGTGAAAGATGAAGACAAGGGAGGCGAGATTCATGTGATTCATAGGACAGAGTATCCATTTAGCGAGTGGAAGCTTAAGACTCTCGGCGAGAAAGAAGGTTTAGATTTGATTCGTGAGATTGAGTTTTGCTTGAATCATTACCCTGGTTATTCCAACAAGAGAGGAAATGGAGGTTACAGTAGGGGTGTCAACCGGGCTGGCCCGGTCCGGCCCGGCCCGAAACCCGTAAAACCCGCATATGTTTGAgcccggcccggcccggcctgaaatatttccgagcctatatttcaaagcccgagcccggccctaacagggttacagggcttttcgggctttttcgggcttatcttaccgatcaaaaattcaaacttataagcctAAAAAAACAGTGTTTGAAGgtgcactataaaacaaatcaatcaaaaatttaataactcatctatattcactacaaNNNNNNNNNNNNNNNNNNNNNNNNNNNNNNNNNNNNNNNNNNNNNNNNNNNNNNNNNNNNNNNNNNNNNNNNNNNNNNNNNNNNNNNNNNNNNNNNNNNNNNNNNNNNNNNNNNNNNNNNNNNNNNNNNNNNNNNNNNNNNNNNNNNNNNNNNNNNNNNNNNNNNNNNNNNNNNNNNNNNNNNNNNNNNNNNNNNNNNNNNNNNNNNNNNNNNNNNNNNNNNNNNNNNNNNNNNNNNNNNNNNNNNNNNNNNNNNNNNNNNNNNNNNNNNNNNNNNNNNNNNNNNNNNNNNNNNNNNNNNNNNNNNNNNNNNNNNNNNNNNNNNNNNNNNNNNNNNNNNNNNNNNNNNNNNNNNNNNNNNNNNNNNNNNNNNNNNNNNNNNNNNNNNNNNNNNNNNNNNNNNNNNNNNNNNNNNNNNNNNNNNNNNNNNNNNNNNNNNNNNNNNNNNNNNNNNNNNNNNNNNNNNNNNNNNNNNNNNNNNNNNNNNNNNNNNNNNNNNNNNNNNNNNNNNNNNNNNNNNNNNNNNNNNNNNNNNNNNNNNNNNNNNNNNNNNNNNNNNNNNNNNNNNNNNNNNNNNNNNNNNNNNNNNNNNNNNNNNNNNNNNNNNNNNNNNNNNNNNNNNNNNNNNNNNNNNNNNNNNNNNNNNNNNNNNNNNNNNNNNNNNNNNNNNNNNNNNNNNNNNNNNNNNNNNNNNNNNNNNNNNNNNNNNNNNNNNNNNNNNNNNNNNNNNNNNNNNNNNNNNNNNNNNNNNNNNNNNNNNNNNNNNNNNNNNNNNNNNNNNNNNNNNNNNNNNNNNNNNNNNNNNNNNNNNNNNNNNNNNNNNNNNNNNNNNNNNNNNNNNNNNNNNNNNNNNNNNNNNNNNNNNNNNNNNNNNNNNNNNNNNNNNNNNNNNNNNNNNNNNNNNNNNNNNNNNNNNNNNNNNNNNNNNNNNNNNNNNNNNNNNNNNNNNNNNNNNNNNNNNNNNNNNNNNNNNNNNNNNNNNNNNNNNNNNNNNNNNNNNNNNNNNNNNNNNNNNNNNNNNNNNNNNNNNNNNNNNNNNNNNNNNNNNNNNNNNNNNNNNNNNNNNNNNNNNNNNNNNNNNNNNNNNNNNNNNNNNNNNNNNNNNNNNNNNNNNNNNNNNNNNNNNNNNNNNNNNNNNNNNNNNNNNNNNNNNNNNNNNNNNNNNNNNNNNNNNNNNNNNNNNNNNNNNNNNNNNNNNNNNNNNNNNNNNNNNNNNNNNNNNNNNNNNNNNNNNNNNNNNNNNNNNNNNNNNNNNNNNNNNNNNNNNNNNNNNNNNNNNNNNNNNNNNNNNNNNNNNNNNNNNNNNNNNNNNNNNNNNNNNNNNNNNNNNNNNNNNNNNNNNNNNNNNNNNNNNNNNNNNNNNNNNNNNNNNNNNNNNNNNNNNNNNNNNNNNNNNNNNNNNNNNNNNNNNNNNNNNNNNNNNNNNNNNNNNNNNNNNNNNNNNNNNNNNNNNNNNNNNNNNNNNNNNNNNNNNNNNNNNNNNNNNNNNNNNNNNNNNNNNNNNNNNNNNNNNNNNNNNNNNNNNNNNNNNNNNNNNNNNNNNNNNNNNNNNNNNNNNNNNNNNNNNNNNNNNNNNNNNNNNNNNaatattaacaaaaatgtaaaaatatatttgttagagggcttttcgggctggcCCGAGCCGGTCGGGCTAAGCCCGAAAAACCCTACAGCCCAAACAGGCTGAATCCGAGAGGCCcaattttttctggacatatatttttaagcCCGAGCCCGATGTTTTTCAGAACTGGGCCGGGCCAGCCCGCGGGCTTTAGCCCTAATTGACATACCTAGGTTACAGTGACTCTAGTTTCCCTATCGGGAAATCTTCTACTTTCATGTTTACAAAAcagttcttttattaatttaaatgcTTAATAGTTTTCATTTGTTACTGTCTTGGTTTCGTAGTCTGACTActtaatttggttttctttgttaCTGTCTTGATTTTCCTTTAAAGTTACAAGATTCATAATCATGGAGTCCAGTCTACACAAATGTTTGAAAGTTACTGTCTTGATTCATATTTAAAGTTACTGTCTTGATTTTCCTTTGATATAAT from Camelina sativa cultivar DH55 chromosome 2, Cs, whole genome shotgun sequence includes the following:
- the LOC104755501 gene encoding uncharacterized protein At4g26485-like, coding for MEVSQTLYCSHYNNKQQILLVGEGDFSFSLCLARAFGTATNMTATSLDTRVELELKYKDAKNNVEELERLGCTVVHGVNVHSMNTDYRVVRWILYDRIIFNFPHAGNHQEVVREFLRSAKEMVKYYGGEIHVTHKTAYPFASWNIKDLGSEMGLLFSREVVFGTWQYPGYSNKRGSGIHCDSSFPIGQSSTFMFRKRLFS
- the LOC104755510 gene encoding uncharacterized protein At4g26485-like, giving the protein MKTKKLREYSNKQKILLVGEGDFSFSLSLARAFGSATNLTATSLDTFEEVQLKYKNGKANIQELKTQGCTVVHGVNVHSMTKDLKHGQRSELYDRIIFNFPHSGFGFGCEHQMVRGFMKSAKKMVKDIGGEIHVTHKTAHPFDKWEIETLAEEKGLCLVREMECNKLCFPGYSNKRGSGRHCDGSFPVGKSSTFMFRKRIL